CAGGCCTATTATGATGAACAGGCGGCCAGGGAGGCGGATGTCGAGTTTGAGCGGATATTCAAGGAAAAACAGATTCCCGGTGAGATGCCGCTCTTTTCTCCGCCGGATCAAACAATGGGTCTGATCGATCTTATCTTTGAAACCGGTCTGGCGCCCAGCAAATCACAGGCGCGGCGGCTAATTAATCAGGGGGCAGTAAAGATCAACCAAAAGAAAGTAAGCGATATAAACCTTGAGGTGACTTTTGAGGAAGAACAGATCCTCCAGGTAGGCAAGCGGGGATTTGTAAAAATTGCGGAATATGCCGAAGGCGGATGGTAGATTTCGGGGGACGAAATGAAGAACCTAATGCCTTGTCAAGTTAGTATTTGTGGGTAGAGCCTCTTTTACCCCACACCTTAATCCTCTCCCCTAAGGGGAGAGGGTAGGGTGAGGGGGATTGCTTCTACAAGAGACCAACCTATCAAATCAAATGTGACGGTACACTAATCCGCCATCTGAAATCCGAAATCCGCCATAGAAAAGGGAGGTGCATAATGCAAAAAATAACCTTAGGCGTAGTGTCTGTTTTATTGGCTATCTCTCTGGGGTTGCTTGGTTGTGCGGCGACGGGTGGAGGCGCCGCCAGAACAAACCGGACGGAGACCGTCGAGGTTCAACCTCAACCAGAGGTAGAGAGGTATTATGGACCCAAGAAACGGATTGCCGTAGTTGATTTTGAAGCCAAGTCGCCCCATGCGGGATGGGACATCGGGACAGGGATGGCTGAAATGCTTATCACTGCCTTGCATGAGACAGGCCGGTTTATCGTAGTTGAACGGCAGGCCATTAAAGACATTATCCAAGAACAGGACCTGGGGACTGGTGGTCGCGTAAGACCGGAAACGGCCGCCAAAGTGGGCGAGATCCTTGGAGCCCAAATCCTGGTCAGAGGGGCAATAACTGAATTTGAAGAACGTGAAACTGGTGGAGGGGTAGGTGGTGTATTCAAGGGTATTGGCGTCGGCGTCGGCGGCTATACGGCCCACGTGGCTGTTGACATCAGGATGTATGATTCTACCACCGGACAGATACTTGAGTCCCATCGCTCAGAGGGCAAGGCCAGGACAAGAGGTCTGGCCGTCGGCACCAGTTACAAGAATATTACCTTCGGCGGAGCGACTTTCAAAAAGACCCCGCTGGGAGAGGCAACCCGCCAAGCCATAGAAGATATGGTAGCCTTTGTGGTGGACAAGATGGAGCTTAGACCGTGGGAAGGAAGGATAATCAAGGCCGAGGGAGAGAAGGTCTATATCAACGCCGGCGAGGAAAGCGGTATCAAAGTCGGCCACCTGTTTGATTGCTATCAGGTGGGCGAAGAGCTAATCGATCCTGAAACAGGATTATCTCTGGGGACAGAGGAAGAAAAGAGGGGACAGCTTCAAGCCGTTACGGTCCAAGAGAAATACGCCATCGCTAAGCCAGTAAAGGGTTCCGGCTTTAAGCGAGGTGATATTGTTCGCTTTACGGGTGGCGGGGAATAGACAAGGTTGATGGCTCAGGTATCCAGTAATCGGTAATCGGTGATCGGTGATAACTATAGTGAACGCTAAAATTAAGTAGACGTAGGGCAAGGCTTTAGCCTTGCTATAAGCAACCCTAAGGGGTTGCCCTACAGTAAACATCTCAACTTATTGTAAGCGTTCAGCCACTAAGGCACAAACTCGATGCTCGATGCTCGATCCTGGATACTGGATCCTTTACCAGCATCGAAGATCGAGCATCGAGGATCGAGCATCGAGCATCCAGCATCATGTGCTGAACGGTTACAACTTATTTATGTCGTTCACTGTAATGCTCGCTTTCTCTTCACCCCTTAACCTGATAACCGATAACCGATTACCTGAGTAGTAGGGAGACATTTATGCCCCAACCGGAAAAAGGAGGCGAGTTCGATTACCCTCTCTTTATAGTTACCTCTATTACGGCTATAGGGGGGATTGCTATGATCCAAAGCGCTACCCACGAAAGCGGCCTGACCAGCACTGGCATGATGTGGATCAAGCAGGTGAGCTGGTTCGGGCTGGGGTTAGCGGCTATGGCCGGAATTGTCCGGGTTGATTACCGGTTGTTAAGACAACTGGCTCCCATTATTTATGGTTTGATTATTATAAGTCTAATCGGGGTTCTTTTCTCCCCGCCTATCCATCATACCCGCAGTTGGTTTACCTTAGGTCCTGTTTCTATCCAGCCCTCAGAATTTGCCAAGCTGGCGACAATTCTCACCTTAGCTTCCTTTATGGCTGGGCGGAAAGAGATTGTTTCCAAACCTCTGGGGCTAATTATTCCTTTCTTTATCGTCGGGTTACCGGTAGCCTTAATTCTGAAACAGCCTGATATCGGGACATCGCTGGTCTTTATCCCTATCCTTTTAGCTATGCTTTATGTAAGTTCGGCCAGGGGGAGTCATCTGTTTGCGGTGGTGGCGGTGGGGGTCTTAAGTATGAGTCTCCCTCTTCTCTCCAGTTGGGTTCAACTTCAACCGGACGAAGGCATTCCGCCTTTCTTATTATCATTACTCAAATCAGCCAGCCATCCTCGAAAAATCGGAATCTTTCTGGGCGGGCTGGGGCTGGCTTTATCAGGACTTTTTGTAGCGCTGAAAATCATTCGTCTCCGGGTTAAATTCGCGACCTTCTTTTTTACCTTTTTAGTTATGGCGATTGGCCTTTTATCCTCCATAATCGCCGACCGTTTTCTCCAGGGATATCAGCGTAAACGTTTATTGGTCTTCCTTGACCCAAACATTGATCCTCTTGGGGCAGGATATAACATTATCCAGTCCAAGATTGCCATTGGTTCAGGGGGGATATTTGGCAAGGGTTGGCGCGCCGGAACCCAGAGTCAGCTTGGTTTTTTGCCGGAACAGCCAACTGATTTCATCTTTTCGGTAGTAGGTGAAGAATGGGGATTCGTAGGGGCATGCCTCCTTCTTTCTCTCTTACTTTTCATAATCTATCGAGGATTGGCGGCGGCCTTTGGAAGTGAGGATGATTTTGCCAGGCTGGTGGCGGTGGGTATTGCTTCCATGATTGGCGCTCAGAGCTTGATCAATGTGGGTATGGCGATCGGCATAATGCCGGTTACTGGCTTGCCATTGCCTTTGATAAGCTATGGAGGCTCTTCTCTATTTGTCACCATGCTCTCTCTAGGCATCTTGATCAACATCCGCGGTCAAAAAGGGGTTCGTCGATATAGTTGGTGAAACCGAGGGCGGATAGCGGAATGTGGATGGCGGAATTAAAAATCAAGGTAACTACTCAGGCAGATAGGCTGAAGACTGAAGGCTGACGTTCAATAGCCTTCAGCCTTAAAAGCCTTCCACCTTCAGTCTATCTACCTGAGTAGTTACAAACCAAGAGTAGTAAAACCTCCCTCCGCAGTCCGCGATCCGAAATTTTCCGACCGATACAATCACAGCGCAGTAGAGCCGCCACCAAAATTCAGAAAAGAAGACGTACAGCGATGGTTTGTTGAACAGATAAAAAACCTTCAGGAATTTATTTCATCAGTCCAGAAAGGAGCTTAACATGCGAAAAGGGGCTACCTTAGAAAAGATTAAAAAAGAAATAGGGAGGCTTACACCTCAAGAGCAACTCAAATTAGTAGAAAAAGTTGCTCAACAATTAAGAACTGGTCTCGCTGGGAAAAGGGAACTTAACTGGAGTAAACTCTATGGGCTTGGGAAAGGTCTTTGGAAAGAGGATGCTCAAGAGTATGTGAATAGATTAAAGGAGGATAGAATATGATCCTCTCTGATGAACTTAATCAAATTGATACTATCTTTATAGATACAGCACCAGTTATAAATCCGCCTTTGGCGGACTTTTTTTACATCAAGAACGATAACCAAAATGACGCTTCGCTCGAACCCTTCGGGTTCGCACTCCATTGTAGAGCAATAAATTGTGGGTGCAGATGAGCGAAAGGCTTCAGCAGGTGTAATTCGGAAGTTATCTCTTGTAATCGGAAGTGGCTCTGCGTCACTGCGGCTATCAGCGGATGAACCCCGTTACTCGATGTTCAAGTTTTTTTCGGCAAAGTTGGCATATCTCTTTTTTCCGTTGGCACGGGTCGAAATTTTCTGGGTCTCAGTAGTGAATTACTATGAAAGAACAATCCGAAATCAGAAATCAGAAATCAGAAATCCGCCATCCGAAATCCAAAATGAGAAGAATTGTGGTTAAGGTGGGCACCAGTATCCTGGCTTTAGAGTCCGGAGAACTGACCACCCAATATATCTCCAAATTAGCAGGGGATTTGGCCTATCTATGCCAGTCCGGTCTGGAGGTTATTCTGGTCAGTTCCGGGGCAATTGGGGCCGGTATGAAACGGTTGGGGCTTAATCAACGGCCCAAATCAATCCCCCTTAAACAAGCCGCAGCCGCGGTGGGTCAATCACGGTTGATGCAAGTCTATGAACACCTCTTTGGCCGGACCAAACAGAAAGTAGCTCAAATACTGCTCACCCACCGCGACTTAGCCGACAGGCGAAGTTATATTAATACCTATAATACCCTTCTTACCCTGTTAGAATACCGCATTATCCCCATTATCAATGAGAACGATTCGGTGGCGGTTGAGGAGATAAAATTTGGGGATAATGACACCCTGGCTGCCCTGGTGGCCAATCTGATTGAGGCTGATGCCCTTTTCATCCTGACCGATACCGATGGACTTTATAGTTCCGATCCCAGACTGGGTAAAGGAAAACTTATTCGCCAGGTAGAGGAGATTACTCCAGAACTGTTTAACCTGGCCGGGGGAACCAGGGAAGCCACCTCAACGGGGGGAATGATCACCAAACTTCAGGCAGCCAAGATTGCGGTTCGAGCTGGAATAACGGTTATTATCGCCAATGGCAAAAAGGAAAAAATCATCGAGGAAATTATGGGTGGAACTGAGGTGGGCACAGTATTTCTACCCCACGGTAATCCTCTGGCCGCCAGAAAGAGGTGGATTGTATTTCATCTTCATCCTAAGGGGAAGATTGTGGTTGACGCCGGGGCAGCCGAGGCCCTTTTAAAACGAGGGAAAAGTCTTCTCCCTTCAGGGATACTCAAAGTAGAACATAACTTCGGCATCGGCGAGGCAGTGGTAGTGACCGACCACTCCGGAAAAGATCTGGCTAAAGGTTTGACCAATTACTCCAGTTATGAGTTAGGAAAGATAAAAGGAAAGCAGACCAGCCAGATTGAGGAGATATTGGGCTACAAATACTATGATGAGGTCATCCACAGAGACAATTTAGCGCTGCTTGTTTAGATCCCGCGTAACGGCTATAATATCAAGCAGACTATTAGCCTAAAATTGTCTATAAATGTTGATGGCACCGGTCGAAAAATTTCTCCTTCGCCCCTGCGGGGCTTAATTTCCAAATTCAATGTTCCGTAGGTTGAAACCTACGGCTAAATTCCTCTGCACCTTCGGTGCATATAGCCGTTTTCATTATCGAGGCGGCTGAGCGGCTTCCTGGATCAGTCTTCCAGGAGAACCCAGACCTGCTGATTTATTATCACTATGCGGCCACTATTGCTCGATGGTCGATGCCGGTAAAGTATCTCATCGAGCATCGAGCATCGAGCCAGGCACTATCCCACTTGATTATATCTTCTGAGCCGAAACTCTACCTCCAGGGCTTGAACCATCCTCGAAAGGGCATCAATATCCACTTCTGGTAGATCAACCGCCGTGACCACTACTTCACCCACTGACCCTTTAGCTTCTTTAATAAAGTCACAGACTGCCTGGTATGTCCCCTCCCCAAATTGAGGGCGGCAGAGGGAAAGATACGGCTCTTCAGATTCAGTATTAAGGCTGATGGAAAGAGCGTCTACCACCCGGGCCAGCTCAGGTAGGATGTCCCTTCGGTAGATCAGGTTAGCCTGCCCATTGGTATTAACCCTTATTCTTTTTGCCCCTCTTTGTTTAAGCAAGCGGGCTGTCTCTAAGACCGCCTCAAGTCTCAGCAGCGGCTCGCCGTAACCGCAAAAGACAATCTCCCGGTAAACGGCCGGATCAGGCACAGCGGCTAAAATCTCAGATATAGTTGGTTCGGCTGCAAGGCGCAGATTGTGCCCTTTGACAAAGGGGTCTCTGACCCGGGGACAGAAGGTGCATTCATTAGTACACCGATTGGTAATATTCAGGTAGAGAGAATCCCTGATAGGATAGGCAATCATTGGAGGAGGCGGAGAACCGATGTCAAAGAGATGGTAGGTGTTGACCCGGTTTAGGCGGAGGATGTCCTGGTAGGAGAGATTTAAGATGTCGGCTACCCTCTGGGCAGTGTATTTTAGATACAGGGGTTCATTTCGCTTCCCTCTTTTAGGAACCGGGGTAAGGTAAGGGGCATCGGTCTCCAGTAAGATCCGTTCCGAGGGGATTTGGGGAATAATCTTAGGGAGTCTGGATTTAGGAAAGGTGATTACTCCGGCAATGGAGATATACAGTCCTAATTTCAGGGCTTCCTTGAGGATAGCTTCATCGTAGGAAAAGGCGTGCATAACACCTTTCACCCGTGGGTCGGCTTCTTCCTCCAAAATAGTCAAGGTATCTTCGGCGGCTTCCCGGGAGTGAATAATCAGAGGTAGACCTGTTTCGACCGCTAATCTGATTTGCCGGCGGAAGGCCTTCATCTGGGCCGGGATCGGAGATAGCCCTCCCCGGTAATAATCCAGGCCGGTCTCTCCGATAGCTAC
This is a stretch of genomic DNA from bacterium. It encodes these proteins:
- a CDS encoding CsgG/HfaB family protein, with the protein product MQKITLGVVSVLLAISLGLLGCAATGGGAARTNRTETVEVQPQPEVERYYGPKKRIAVVDFEAKSPHAGWDIGTGMAEMLITALHETGRFIVVERQAIKDIIQEQDLGTGGRVRPETAAKVGEILGAQILVRGAITEFEERETGGGVGGVFKGIGVGVGGYTAHVAVDIRMYDSTTGQILESHRSEGKARTRGLAVGTSYKNITFGGATFKKTPLGEATRQAIEDMVAFVVDKMELRPWEGRIIKAEGEKVYINAGEESGIKVGHLFDCYQVGEELIDPETGLSLGTEEEKRGQLQAVTVQEKYAIAKPVKGSGFKRGDIVRFTGGGE
- the rodA gene encoding rod shape-determining protein RodA; amino-acid sequence: MPQPEKGGEFDYPLFIVTSITAIGGIAMIQSATHESGLTSTGMMWIKQVSWFGLGLAAMAGIVRVDYRLLRQLAPIIYGLIIISLIGVLFSPPIHHTRSWFTLGPVSIQPSEFAKLATILTLASFMAGRKEIVSKPLGLIIPFFIVGLPVALILKQPDIGTSLVFIPILLAMLYVSSARGSHLFAVVAVGVLSMSLPLLSSWVQLQPDEGIPPFLLSLLKSASHPRKIGIFLGGLGLALSGLFVALKIIRLRVKFATFFFTFLVMAIGLLSSIIADRFLQGYQRKRLLVFLDPNIDPLGAGYNIIQSKIAIGSGGIFGKGWRAGTQSQLGFLPEQPTDFIFSVVGEEWGFVGACLLLSLLLFIIYRGLAAAFGSEDDFARLVAVGIASMIGAQSLINVGMAIGIMPVTGLPLPLISYGGSSLFVTMLSLGILINIRGQKGVRRYSW
- the proB gene encoding glutamate 5-kinase: MRRIVVKVGTSILALESGELTTQYISKLAGDLAYLCQSGLEVILVSSGAIGAGMKRLGLNQRPKSIPLKQAAAAVGQSRLMQVYEHLFGRTKQKVAQILLTHRDLADRRSYINTYNTLLTLLEYRIIPIINENDSVAVEEIKFGDNDTLAALVANLIEADALFILTDTDGLYSSDPRLGKGKLIRQVEEITPELFNLAGGTREATSTGGMITKLQAAKIAVRAGITVIIANGKKEKIIEEIMGGTEVGTVFLPHGNPLAARKRWIVFHLHPKGKIVVDAGAAEALLKRGKSLLPSGILKVEHNFGIGEAVVVTDHSGKDLAKGLTNYSSYELGKIKGKQTSQIEEILGYKYYDEVIHRDNLALLV
- a CDS encoding TatD family hydrolase, whose protein sequence is MKKSEIPGTHEVGAKSEILIDTHAHLDDAQFDSDRPQVIERAFAEGLSAIINVGSDIETSRTSIQLASEYEGIYTSVGLHPHEAAKAGEELYKSLADLGSQPKVVAIGETGLDYYRGGLSPIPAQMKAFRRQIRLAVETGLPLIIHSREAAEDTLTILEEEADPRVKGVMHAFSYDEAILKEALKLGLYISIAGVITFPKSRLPKIIPQIPSERILLETDAPYLTPVPKRGKRNEPLYLKYTAQRVADILNLSYQDILRLNRVNTYHLFDIGSPPPPMIAYPIRDSLYLNITNRCTNECTFCPRVRDPFVKGHNLRLAAEPTISEILAAVPDPAVYREIVFCGYGEPLLRLEAVLETARLLKQRGAKRIRVNTNGQANLIYRRDILPELARVVDALSISLNTESEEPYLSLCRPQFGEGTYQAVCDFIKEAKGSVGEVVVTAVDLPEVDIDALSRMVQALEVEFRLRRYNQVG